One stretch of Podospora bellae-mahoneyi strain CBS 112042 chromosome 2, whole genome shotgun sequence DNA includes these proteins:
- a CDS encoding hypothetical protein (EggNog:ENOG503NX49; COG:C): MTAGKKWILTGQEGYDTSLQLVDSDISTDQLGPDDVLVQLQAASLNYRDLVIAKSDGGVAGSITPNVVPGSDGAGMVVAVGSSVTGLSPGDRVITYLAPTVPPSDETALPGAAEIVAGLGQRVDGTLANQMLITQHGVIKGPSNLTPVQAATLTCSGLTAWNALFGVSGREIKKGDWVLVQGTGGVSIAALQFAVAVGANVIATTSSEEKAERLKELGARHVINYKETEDWGEAAKKYTPGEKGVDMVVDVAGNSSLVQSLAAVRTDGIICLVGLLGKFDAGTIPMMSALWRPCIVRGVLLGSRKQYRNLVRFVEEKAVVPVMDDVVFGLEDVKEAYKRMEEQKHFSKIVIKIEE, from the exons ATGACTGCCGGCAAGAAATGGATTCTCACAGGCCAGGAAGGTTATGATACCTCCCTTCAACTGGTCGACTCGGACATTTCGACCGACCAGCTGGGACCGGATGACGTGCTAGTCCAGCTTCAAGCTGCCAGTCTCAACTATCGTGATTTGGTCATTGCCAAAAGCGAT GGCGGAGTAGCCGGCTCCATCACCCCTAACGTCGTCCCTGGCTCTGACGGCGCGGGCATGGTCGTCGCCGTTGGGTCCTCCGTGACTGGTCTCAGCCCAGGCGACAGAGTCATCACTTACCTCGCCCCAACCGTCCCACCATCAGATGAAACCGCTCTCCCAGGCGCCGCCGAAATTGTCGCTGGTCTTGGGCAGAGGGTGGACGGTACCCTCGCCAACCAGATGCTCATCACCCAGCATGGCGTCATCAAGGGCCCTTCCAACCTGACGCCCGTCCAAGCCGCTACACTGACCTGCAGCGGTTTGACAGCCTGGAACGCCCTCTTTGGAGTCTCTGGGAGAGAGATCAAAAAGGGTGACTGGGTTCTTGTTCAGGGGACTGGCGGTGTTAGCATCGCCGCTTTGCagtttgctgttgctgttggagcGAATGTCATCGCTACTACTTCTTCTGAAGAGAAGGCGGAGAGGCTGAAGGAGTTGGGGGCGAGGCATGTCATCAACTATAAGGAGACGGAAGACTGGGGtgaggcggccaagaagtACACTCCTGGTGAGAAGGGCGTGGAtatggtggtggatgttgcTGGAAACTCTTCTTTGGTGCAGTCGCTGGCGGCTGTGAGGACAGATGGGATTATTTGCTTGGTTGGATTGCTTGGCAAGTTCGATGCTGGTACAATCCCGATGATGTCTGCGCTCTGGAGGCCTTGTATCGTCCGGGGTGTGCTGTTGGGTAGCAGGAAGCAGTACAGGAATTTGGTCCggtttgtggaggagaaggcggttgtgccggtgatggatgatgtcGTGTTCGGGTTAGAAGACGTTAAGGAGGCATacaagaggatggaggagcagaagcatTTTAGCAAGATTGTTATCAAGATTGAGGAGTAG
- a CDS encoding hypothetical protein (EggNog:ENOG503PHZ0), whose amino-acid sequence MKLQSLCAITLATLTPLVTANFDIYMAEEKTTVGGPQVWPMWHIFDTDPTCDDLADNPNYLGSDDVSGNKVGVRCESSSDPFNCAVQHYPADGIDVLEMNFHSDPPVYHWKAYMTMVAIYKDRNYDMYGLDGNVYGNCFPFPGFEYECGDPFLGGFTGTRKFRCLTEFTAAQIKAAWGTKRSVPFTLKEAEGVKGRKVQKWEA is encoded by the exons ATGAAGCTCCAATCCCTCTGCgccatcaccctcgccaccctcacccccctcgtcACCGCCAACTTCGACATCTACATGGCCGAAGAAAAGACCACCGTCGGGGGGCCCCAGGTCTGGCCGATGTGGCACATCTTCGACACCGATCCCACCTGCGACGACCTTGCCGATAACCCCAACTACCTCGGCAGCGACGACGTCTCTGGCAACAAAGTCGGCGTCCGCTGCGAATCTTCCTCCGATCCCTTCAACTGCGCTGTCCAGCACTACCCCGCTGACGGCATTGACGTTCTCGAGATGAACTTCCACAGTGACCCCCCTGTGTACCACTGGA AGGCTTACATGACGATGGTAGCTATTTACAAGGATCGCAACTATGACATGTACGGTCTTGATGGGAATGTCTATGGGAACTGCTTCCCCTTTCCTGGGTTTGAGTACGAGTGCGGCGATCCTTTCCTTGGCGGGTTTACTGGTACGCGCAAGTTTAGGTGCTTGACCGAGTTTACGGCTGCGCAGATCAAGGCTGCTTGGGGTACCAAGAGGAGTGTTCCGTTTACTttgaaggaggcggagggggtgaagggtcGGAAGGTGCAGAAGTGGGAGGCTTGA
- a CDS encoding hypothetical protein (COG:Q; EggNog:ENOG503P0D0) codes for MSPPTNFLITGGNRGLGLGLVKKYLQLPNHNVIAFVRNPSSPSSQALKTLKRDSSTNVILIPYDASVWDSAAEAVKILVNDHKITYLNTVIANAGIAKIYPLIKDVNPADIREHFEVNVLGPVSLFQATRELLLAAKETTPEKKPIYAFMGSGAGLLEGGLAVPSAAYAPTKTMLNWYGMKLHQEEEWLVTFIIDPGWVRTDMGNFGARSFGLEQANLEIEESVDGVFGVVNGATREREGGRLVEYTGRIEGW; via the exons ATgtcaccacccaccaactTCCTCATCACTGGCGGCAACCGTGGTCTTGGTCTCGGCCTCGTCAAGAAATACCTCCAGCTCCCGAACCAT AATGTCATCGCCTTCGTCCgcaatccctcctcccccagctcccaagCCTTGAAGACCCTGAAAAGGGACTCGTCCACCAACGTCATTCTCATCCCATACGACGCCTCGGTGTGGGACTCCGCCGCCGAGGCAGTCAAAATTCTCGTCAACGACCACAAAATAACCTACCTCAACACCGTCATCGCCAACGCCGGCATCGCGAAGATCTaccccctcatcaaggaCGTCAACCCCGCCGACATCAGGGAGCACTTTGAGGTTAACGTTCTCGGCCCTGTCTCCCTGTTCCAAGCCACTCGGGAGTTGCTCCTCGCTGCTAAGGAAACAACCCCGGAGAAGAAACCGATCTATGCGTTCATGGGGTCAGGAGcagggttgttggagggtgGATTGGCTGTCCCGAGCGCGGCGTATGCGCCGACGAAGACGATGTTGAACTGGTACGGGATGAAACTTCatcaggaggaggagtggttggTTACTTTTATTATTGACCCGGGGTGGGTAAGGACTGATATGGGGAATTTTGGTGCGCGTTCTTTTGGGCTGGAGCAGGCGAATttggagattgaggagtcggttgatggggtttttggggtggtgaatggggcgacgagggagagggaggggggtaggTTGGTGGAGTATACGGGGAGGATTGAGGGGTGGTAA
- a CDS encoding hypothetical protein (MEROPS:MER0034548; COG:V; EggNog:ENOG503NYAA) has protein sequence MTMPLTSDITIDASKFSLENVSEETIGVNNFIERATSSGPTWQEVGPVKCREMRENGKTGFAAPVYLPAAKDVVVSSRDAGRDIALRVYTPDNGQPSKGLFLHIHGGGFVLGTHQHQDGKLREYANTFQLTALSVDYRLAPENPWPAQVHDCIDVAEYLVDKGEHIFGARLLFISGESAGGNLAATTAFHLLRARPNHKIAGLILPYGWFDVTQNLPMVTTFERQLLVNNAKMLGFAMAYAPNTTIEERRNPQISPIYDDMRGLAKGAPGGKLPPALFLCGTEDPLLDDTLLMAMKWMITGSEAIVKIYPGACHAFTAVPGFKAAEEAWEATVEFMREKMKGI, from the exons ATGACCATGCCGCTGACGAGTGATATCACCATCGACGCCTCCAAGTTCTCCTTGGAGAATGTGAGCGAGGAGACAATCGGCGTTAACAACTTCATAGAGAGGGCGACTTCTAGTGGCCCAACATGGCAAGAAGTCGGTCCTGTGAAGTGCCGTGAGATGCGTGAAAATGGCAAGACCGGATTCGCTGCCCCGGTTTACCTCCCGGCGGCGAAGGACGTGGTTGTCTCATCACGAGATGCAGGTCGAGATATCGCCTTACGCGTATACACCCCCGATAATGGCCAGCCCAGCAAGGGACTCTTCCTCCATATCCATGGCGGGGGCTTCGTACTGGGCACACACCAACA CCAAGATGGAAAACTCAGAGAATACGCCAACACCTTCCAGCTTACAGCGCTTTCTGTCGACTACCGACTCGCTCCCGAAAACCCCTGGCCTGCCCAGGTCCATGATTGCATCGACGTAGCCGAATATCTTGTAGACAAGGGTGAACATATTTTTGGTGCCAggctcctcttcatcagtgGCGAGTCGGCTGGAGGTAATCTGGCTGCAACAACCGCCTTTCACCTTTTACGCGCCCGCCCGAACCACAAGATTGCCGGCCTCATCCTTCCTTATGGTTGGTTTGATGTTACCCAAAACTTACCCATGGTGACCACCTTCGAACGACAGCTGCTTGTCAACAACGCAAAGATGTTGGGGTTCGCAATGGCTTACGCCCCGAACACGACGATTGAAGAGCGACGAAACCCACAGATATCGCCCATCTACGACGACATGAGGGGCTTGGCAAAGGGTGCACCGGGAGGCAAGCTCCCGCCGGCATTGTTCCTGTGCGGGACCGAGGACCCATTGCTGGATGATACTCTGCTGATGGCTATGAAATGGATGATAACTGGGAGCGAAGCTATCGTCAAGATCTACCCCGGTGCTTGCCATGCCTTCACGGCAGTGCCTGGAttcaaggcggccgaggaggcttgGGAGGCTACCGTGGAGTTTATGCGGGAGAAGATGAAGGGTATCTAG
- a CDS encoding hypothetical protein (EggNog:ENOG503NUI0; COG:Q), whose product MVCKTFDLRKYMSFYTEVVGCYWREEEGIWTVKLRQQIPGQEPREFEDHCHVLLHATGVLSTPKWPGVPGLTDTFKGRVVHTAQWPEDYQQDKWANERVAVIGSGASSVQTVPGMQPYTKHLDVFVRTGIWFGVLAGNSGTPSKIYTQQERDEFRRNPGHLVAHAKAIESEVNGTWGAFYSGSMAQKGASGFFRKRMGEIIKDQRLLQGFTPTFGFGCRRITPGDPYMEAIQKDNVHVHFTAVVSCTEDGVVGADGVERKVDTVVCATGYDNTYRPLFPVVGKNGVDLKDKWATAPESYLGLAVPDMPNFMTFIGPTWPIQNGSVMAPLHSVSDYAIRLIKKTQNENLRSWVPRQDITDSFNEHVQEWVKHTVWADECRSWYKNNETGRVNAIWPGSSLHYQQVIEQPRYEDFEFQYMDKNPWAHLGMGWTIQDRQGPKNGADVAPHLSLENIDPEWLEANKIGNSSEAVQPEEKSQGSPMSWSLLSSFRGIHSV is encoded by the exons ATGGTCTGCAAGACTTTTGATCTCCGTAAATACATGTCTTTTTACACCGAGGTCGTAGGCTGCTACTGgcgtgaggaggagggaatcTGGACCGTCAAGCTACGGCAGCAGATACCGGGGCAAGAACCTCGTGAGTTTGAGGATCATTGCCATGTATTGTTGCATGCGACAGGTGTCTTGAGCACTCCAAAG TGGCCCGGTGTCCCCGGTCTGACAGACACGTTCAAAGGACGAGTAGTCCACACCGCACAGTGGCCCGAGGACTACCAGCAGGACAAATGGGCAAATGAACGCGTTGCTGTCATCGGCTCCGGCGCATCATCGGTTCAAACAGTTCCTGGGATGCAGCCTTACACAAAGCACCTCGACGTTTTTGTCCGGACGGGTATCTGGTTTGGAGTTCTGGCCGGCAACTCAGGCACGCCATCCAAGATCTACACGCAGCAGGAGCGTGACGAGTTCAGACGGAACCCCGGCCATCTTGTTGCCCATGCTAAGGCTATCGAGAGCGAAGTGAATGGCACCTGGGGCGCTTTCTACAGTGGTTCCATGGCGCAGAAGGGGGCGTCTGGCTTTTTTCGCAAGCGTATGGGGGAAATTATCAAGGATCAACGTTTGCTGCAGGGTTTCACCCCCACGTTTGGCTTTGGGTGCCGAAGGATCACGCCTGGTGATCCTTACATGGAAGCCATCCAGAAAGATAATGTCCATGTACACTTTACCGCTGTGGTCAGCTGCACAGAAGACGGTGTGGTGGGGGCCGATGGCGTTGAGCGCAAGGTTGACACGGTTGTCTGTGCCACTGGGTACGACAATACATATCGTCCTCTGTTCCCGGTTGTAGGCAAGAATGGCGTTGACCTGAAGGACAAGTGGGCAACTGCTCCCGAATCCTATCTTGGGCTGGCGGTACCCGACATGCCCAACTTCATGACCTTCATCGGACCAACTTGGCCTATCCAAAACGGGAGCGTCATGGCGCCATTGCATTCCGTGTCAGACTACGCGATCAGGCTGATCAAGAAGACGCAGAATGAGAACCTTCGCAGCTGGGTACCGAGGCAAGATATCACTGACAGCTTTAACGAGCATGTTCAGGAGTGGGTGAAACACACCGTGTGGGCGGATGAATGTCGCAGCT GGTACAAGAACAACGAAACTGGCCGTGTCAACGCCATCTGGCCCGGATCTTCGCTCCATTACCAGCAAGTCATTGAGCAACCTCGCTATGAGGACTTTGAGTTCCAGTACATGGACAAGAACCCCTGGGCACACCTGGGTATGGGCTGGACGATCCAGGACAGACAGGGACCGAAGAACGGTGCAGACGTCGCTCCGCATTTGAGCCTCGAGAATATCGATCCGGAATGGTTGGAGGCCAATAAAATCGGCAACAGCTCAGAGGCGGTTCAGCCGGAGGAGAAAAGTCAGGGGAGCCCCATGAGTTGGAGTTTGTTGAGCAGCTTTCGAGGTATCCATAGTGTGTAG
- a CDS encoding hypothetical protein (COG:C; EggNog:ENOG503NWH7) encodes MAVPPAPKPPSLLGYHRILSPLAGVRVSPLCLGTMSFGEAWKGRLGECTKDTAFEILDCFYNAGGNFIDTANFYQDEDSEKWLGEWIEARQNRDELVIATKYTMPYRLRGHEKIKSNFQGNQVKSMRLSLEASLKKLKTDYVDVLLVHIWDYTTSVEEMMQGLHHLVSSGKVFYLGISGAPAWVVVKCNEYARHHGLTRFSVYQGHWSCSFRDMEREIIPMCESEGLGIMPWGVLGRGQFRSSEEYAREGRKMGPQDETHRRMTAKLSELAERKNTVPTSIALAYVMHKVPYVFPVLGGRKVEHLKSNIEALSIELTAEEIQEIDNSEPFDPGYPLNFLFETPAQRYRLDMSARHIWQLTCNTRLETVSKPRPIEPKQGMKQFDL; translated from the exons ATGGCCGTGCCCCCAGCTCCCAAGCCCCCCAGCCTCCTAGGCTACCACcgcatcctctcccccttggCCGGCGTCCGCGTCTCCCCGCTTTGCCTGGGCACCATGAGCTTTGGCGAAGCGTGGAAAGGCCGTCTGGGCGAGTGCACCAAGGACACAGCCTTTGAGATCCTCGATTGCTTCTACAACGCCGGCGGCAACTTTATCGACACGGCCAACTTTTACCAGGATGAGGACAGCGAGAAGTGGCTCGGAGAGTGGATCGAGGCTCGTCAGAACCGCGACGAGCTCGTCATCGCCACAAAGTACACCATGCCCTACCGCCTTCGCGGCCATGAGAAGATCAAGTCCAACTTCCAAGGCAACCAGGTCAAGAGCATGCGACTGTCTCTGGAGGCAAgcttgaagaagctcaagactGACTACGTCGACGTGCTGCTGGTGCATATATGGGATTACACCACCAGCGTCGAGGAGATGATGCAGGGGCTGCATCACCTTGTTTCGAGCGGCAAGGTGTTTTATCTCGGAATCAGTGGCGCTCCAGCGTGGGTTGTGGTGAAGTGCAACGAAT ATGCCCGCCACCATGGCTTGACAAGGTTCAGTGTCTATCAAGGCCATTGGTCCTGCAGCTTCCGCGATATGGAGCGCGAGATTATCCCCATGTGCGAGTCCGAAGGTCTCGGCATCATGCCATGGGGTGTTCTCGGTCGCGGGCAGTTCAGGTCATCCGAGGAGTATGCTCGCGAGGGCCGCAAGATGGGCCCCCAGGACGAGACGCATCGCCGCATGACTGCGAAGCTGAGCGAGCTTGCTGAGAGAAAGAACACGGTTCCGACTAGCATTGCCCTCGCTTACGTGATGCACAAGGTGCCCTACGTTTTCCCCGTCCTTGGTGGTCGGAAGGTTGAGCATCTCAAGAGCAACATTGAGGCCCTTAGCATCGAGCTGACCGCTGAGGAAATCCAAGAGATTGATAACTCTGAGCCGTTTGATCCTGGCTATCCGCTGAACTTTTTGTTCGAGACCCCAGCGCAGAGATACCGTTTGGATATGTCTGCGAGGCATATTTGGCAGTTGACATGCAACACCAGGTTGGAGACAGTTTCAAAGCCAAGA CCCATTGAACCTAAGCAGGGGATGAAACAGTTTGATTTGTAG
- a CDS encoding hypothetical protein (EggNog:ENOG503NWBV; COG:Q), protein MTQTTPTTTPSSPPSSPKDPFRLDGKVALVTGSGRGIGAGIALALAHRGAKLIINYAHSSAPAEALVSEIKALGPGSDAIAIKADVSDVDQITALMSQAVAHFGKLDIVASNSGVVSFGHLKDVTPEEFDRVFGVNTRGQFFVAREAYRHLEVGGRIILTSSNTASVKGVPRHAVYSGSKGAVETFVRCLAIDCGDKKITVNAVAPGAIKTDMYAAVAREYIPGGENFTDEQVDECAAWLSPLQRVGLPDDVARAVCFLASDAAEWVNGKIIGIDGGAFR, encoded by the exons ATGACGcaaaccaccccaaccaccaccccctcctccccaccatcatcaccaaaagACCCCTTCCGCCTCGACGGCAAAGTAGCCCTAGTAACCGGCTCCGGCCGCGGCATAGGCGCAGGAATagccctcgccctcgcccacCGCGGCGCaaagctcatcatcaactacGCGCACTCATCCGCGCCAGCCGAAGCCCTCGTCTCCGAAATCAAAGCCCTCGGCCCCGGCTCcgacgccatcgccatcaaagCCGACGTCTCTGACGTGGACCAAATCACGGCGCTCATGTCCCAGGCCGTCGCCCATTTTGGCAAGCTCGACATCGTCGCCTCCAACAGCGGTGTTGTGTCCTTTGGTCATTTGAAGGATGTCACCCCTGAGGAGTTTGACAGGGTTTTTGGCGTGAACACGAGGGGGCAGTTTTTTGTTGCGAGGGAGGCGTATAGACatttggaggtggggggacGGATTATACTGACTAGCTCGAATACAGCGAGTGTGAAGGGGGTGCCGAGGCATGCTGTTTATAGTGGTTCtaagggggcggtggagacTTTTGTGAGGTGtttg GCCATCGACTGCGGAGACAAAAAGATCACCGTCAATGCTGTCGCGCCTGGGGCGATCAAGACGGACATGTATGCTGCTGTGGCTCGCGAGTACATCCCTGGTGGGGAGAACTTTACCGACGAGCAGGTTGATGAG TGTGCAGCTTGGCTGTCGCCCCTTCAGCGGGTGGGACTGCCTGACGATGTTGCCCGCGCGGTGTGCTTTCTAGCCTCGGACGCTGCCGAATGGGTCAATGGCAAGATCATCGGCATTGATGGTGGTGCGTTTAGGTAA
- the TEF4_1 gene encoding elongation factor EF-1 gamma subunit (COG:J; EggNog:ENOG503NUBV), with translation MAFGILYTRPFNPRSTAILAVAKASNLPLDLVTITSSQQAPEEYLKLNPLGKIPTFVGANGFILSECIAIAIYITSQDKTTPLLGSGNTENHASILRWMSFANSEILPSLGGWFNPLIGRSPFVQEEVELNRQATLKRLQIIEDHLAAKTTSYLVGETLSLADLFVAGIIAGAFRFFLDGEWRGAHPACTKWFLHVYEQPIFSDVAGRPVLAEEAMANVPPGKRGE, from the exons ATGGCCTTCGGTATCCTGTACACGCGCCCT TTCAACCCCCGTTCAACAGCCATCCTGGCAGTTGCCAAAGCTTCCAACCTCCCACTGGACCTCGTGACAATCACCTCATCCCAACAGGCGCCAGAAGAATACCTAAAGCTAAACCCCCTCGGCAAAATCCCCACATTCGTCGGCGCAAACGGTTTCATCCTGTCCGAGTGCATCGCAATTGCCATCTACA TCACATCCCAAGacaaaaccacccccctcctcggctcCGGCAACACCGAAAACCACGCCAGCATCCTCCGCTGGATGTCCTTCGCCAACTCGGagatcctcccctccctcggcggGTGGTTCAACCCCTTGATCGGTCGCTCACCCTTTGTGCAGGAAGAAGTCGAGCTCAACAGGCAAGCAACACTCAAGAGACTTCAGATCATCGAGGACCACCTCGCTGCGAAGACGACTTCTTATCTCGTTGGGGAAACACTCTCCCTTGCTGATCTGTTTGTGGCGGGGATTATTGCTGGGGCATTTAGGTTCTTTTTGGACGGGGAGTGGCGGGGTGCACACCCGGCGTGTACGAAGTGGTTTTTACATGTTTATGAGCAGCCAATTTTTTCTGATGTGGCAGGGAGGCCGgtgttggcggaggaggctaTGGCGAATGTTCCTcctgggaagaggggggaataG
- a CDS encoding hypothetical protein (EggNog:ENOG503P6T2; COG:S): protein MSFSSKPYTIIIFVTRKSDISPEQFKDHWENVHVPLLQSLAGPRFPLSHTRHYLARDSASPTYPLNMLVGKPENINFDGFAIINFASEEAFRDFVPIMSLPEVAEDEDIFTDRESLRAVVMGCRNETVGI, encoded by the coding sequence ATGTCTTTCAGCTCGAAGCCATATAcaatcatcatcttcgtTACCCGCAAGTCAGACATATCACCCGAGCAGTTCAAGGACCACTGGGAAAATGTTCATGTCCCTCTGCTCCAGTCTCTCGCCGGCCCCCGATTTCCCTTGTCTCACACCCGTCACTATCTTGCTCGGGATTCGGCGAGCCCTACGTACCCCTTGAACATGTTGGTCGGAAAGCCAGAAAATATCAACTTTGATGGCTTCGCCATTATAAACTTTGCGAGCGAAGAGGCATTTAGAGATTTCGTACCCATTATGTCGCTGCcggaggttgctgaggatgaggatatATTCACGGACCGGGAGAGCTTGAGGGCCGTGGTTATGGGATGTCGGAACGAGACAGTCGGCATCTGA